Proteins from one Bradyrhizobium amphicarpaeae genomic window:
- a CDS encoding CBS domain-containing protein: protein MRAHQIMTRSVISVTPDTSIVEAANIMLKRHVSGLTVVDETGKLVGVVSEGDFIHRSEIGTGRKRGRWLRFILGPGKSASDFVQEHGRKVAEVMTASVVTITEDTALAEIVDLMERNNVKRLPVVRGEKVVGIVSRANLLQAVAGLAREVPDPTADDDHIRSRIIETMEKNDWCPFGLNVIVRDGIVHLSGVITEERTRQAAMVAAENVEGVKKVHDHLCWVDTMSGIYLNSPEDDDLAKAS from the coding sequence ATGCGCGCCCACCAGATCATGACCAGGTCGGTCATCTCGGTTACCCCCGACACCAGCATCGTCGAGGCGGCGAATATCATGCTGAAGCGGCATGTCAGCGGCCTCACCGTGGTCGACGAGACCGGCAAGCTCGTCGGCGTCGTATCGGAAGGGGATTTCATCCACCGCAGCGAAATCGGCACCGGGCGCAAGCGTGGACGGTGGCTGCGGTTCATCCTTGGTCCGGGCAAATCCGCCAGCGATTTCGTTCAAGAACACGGCCGCAAGGTCGCGGAAGTGATGACCGCCTCGGTCGTGACCATCACGGAGGACACGGCGCTCGCCGAGATCGTCGATCTCATGGAGCGCAACAACGTGAAGCGGCTGCCGGTGGTGCGGGGCGAAAAGGTCGTCGGGATCGTCTCGCGGGCCAACCTGCTTCAAGCCGTGGCAGGGCTCGCACGCGAGGTGCCCGATCCGACGGCGGACGACGACCACATTCGTAGCCGCATCATCGAGACCATGGAGAAGAACGACTGGTGCCCGTTCGGGCTGAACGTCATCGTCCGCGACGGCATCGTTCACCTCAGCGGCGTCATCACCGAAGAGCGCACACGGCAAGCCGCCATGGTCGCCGCGGAGAACGTCGAGGGCGTGAAGAAGGTGCACGACCATCTGTGCTGGGTCGACACCATGTCGGGCATCTATCTGAACTCGCCCGAGGACGATGACCTCGCCAAGGCCAGTTGA
- a CDS encoding RidA family protein — protein sequence MTTPKGPQLAVPPTAAEDDTHSRVQVLQPSGWPMPKGYANGMAAEGLIVVTGGVIGWDAEERLADGFVAQVRQTLSNIAAILTEASARPEHLVRLTWYVVDMDEYLSNLKELGKIYRAIFGAHYPAMALVQVVRLVEKAARVEIEATAVIPR from the coding sequence GTGACGACGCCAAAAGGCCCGCAGCTTGCAGTGCCGCCGACAGCAGCCGAGGATGACACCCATTCGCGGGTGCAGGTGCTCCAGCCGTCGGGTTGGCCGATGCCGAAGGGCTATGCCAATGGCATGGCCGCTGAGGGACTCATCGTCGTCACCGGCGGGGTGATCGGCTGGGATGCCGAAGAGCGTCTCGCCGACGGCTTTGTCGCGCAGGTGCGCCAGACCCTGAGCAACATCGCGGCGATCCTGACTGAGGCCAGCGCCCGGCCAGAGCACCTCGTGCGGCTGACCTGGTACGTCGTCGACATGGACGAGTATCTGTCCAACCTGAAGGAGCTCGGCAAGATCTACCGTGCCATCTTCGGCGCACACTATCCGGCGATGGCGCTGGTGCAGGTAGTGCGCCTCGTGGAGAAGGCGGCGCGCGTCGAGATCGAGGCCACCGCCGTCATTCCACGCTGA
- a CDS encoding MarR family winged helix-turn-helix transcriptional regulator → MPAESDCTEMLDSETKAVETPEDHADELRLWLRLLTCTTLIEGEVRGRLRQRFDVTLPRFDLMAQLDKVPDGMTLSDVSKRMMVSNGNVTGLVERLVESGHLDRRTSETDRRVQVIRLTKLGRAEFRKMAAEHETWIADLFADLSPKDVRELMRLLAKTKASAQKSAARRRA, encoded by the coding sequence ATGCCGGCCGAGAGTGACTGCACCGAGATGCTCGATTCCGAGACCAAGGCCGTCGAAACTCCGGAGGACCACGCCGACGAGCTTCGGCTGTGGTTGCGCCTCCTGACCTGCACGACGCTCATCGAAGGTGAGGTTCGCGGCCGGCTGCGGCAGCGGTTCGACGTCACGCTGCCCCGCTTCGATCTGATGGCGCAGCTCGACAAGGTACCCGACGGCATGACGCTGTCCGATGTCTCCAAGCGGATGATGGTTTCGAACGGCAACGTCACCGGTCTGGTCGAGCGCCTCGTGGAGTCCGGTCATCTCGATCGTCGGACCTCGGAGACGGATCGCCGGGTCCAGGTGATCCGCCTGACGAAACTCGGTCGCGCCGAGTTCCGCAAGATGGCTGCGGAGCACGAGACCTGGATCGCCGATCTCTTCGCCGACCTCTCGCCGAAGGATGTGCGCGAATTGATGCGGCTGCTCGCCAAGACCAAGGCGTCGGCGCAGAAATCGGCGGCGCGCCGCCGGGCGTAA
- a CDS encoding benzoate-CoA ligase family protein, protein MANAAKVQVTGSHDGNAATAHVDSFARQHLPPRELWPEFIFTRPELHYPPRLNCVSYFLDRWVEQGHGEAPCVISPAVSYTYRELQALVNRIANVLVGKLGLVPGGRVLLRSANNPMMVATYLAVIKAGGIVVATMPLLRAKELSYPIQKAEITLALCDGKLAEEMEKAKAAAPDLKHVVYWGNGAADALEALIADASPEFRAVDTAADDICLIAFTSGTTGDPKGTMHFHRDMLAVCDGYARNILRAEQNDRFVGSAPLAFTFGFGGVLFPMHIGASFVVLEKTTPDDILTAIEQYRTTVCFTAPTAYRAMIGKLSGRDISSLRKCVSAGETLPKPTFDAWLKATGIKLMDGIGSTELLHIFISATEDEIRPGATGKPVPGYEAKIVDDDGHDLPPGTIGKLAVRGPTGCRYLADERQRKYVQNGWNITGDTYLMDSDGYFWYQSRSDDMIVSAGYNIAGTDVEAALLTHSAVAECGVVGAPDEARGMIVKAYVVAAPGVTADAQLVAELQEHVKREIAPYKYPRAIEFVTQLPKTETGKLKRFALRQLAQTAATSSGVAAE, encoded by the coding sequence ATGGCCAACGCCGCCAAGGTTCAAGTGACGGGCTCGCATGACGGCAACGCCGCGACGGCCCATGTCGATAGTTTTGCGCGGCAGCATCTGCCGCCACGCGAGCTGTGGCCCGAATTCATCTTCACGCGGCCGGAGCTGCACTATCCGCCGCGATTGAATTGCGTCAGTTATTTCCTCGATCGCTGGGTCGAGCAGGGACATGGCGAGGCACCCTGCGTCATCAGCCCCGCCGTCAGCTACACCTATCGCGAGTTGCAAGCGCTGGTGAACCGCATCGCCAACGTCCTGGTTGGCAAGCTCGGGCTGGTTCCCGGGGGGCGCGTGCTGCTGCGCTCGGCCAACAATCCGATGATGGTCGCGACCTATCTCGCAGTGATCAAGGCCGGAGGCATCGTGGTGGCGACGATGCCGCTGCTCCGCGCCAAGGAGCTGTCCTATCCGATCCAGAAGGCGGAGATCACGCTGGCGCTGTGCGACGGCAAGCTCGCCGAGGAGATGGAGAAGGCAAAAGCCGCGGCCCCCGATCTCAAGCACGTGGTGTACTGGGGCAATGGCGCCGCCGACGCGCTCGAGGCGCTGATCGCCGATGCGAGTCCGGAATTCAGGGCCGTCGATACGGCCGCCGACGACATCTGCCTGATCGCCTTCACCTCGGGCACGACAGGCGACCCCAAGGGCACCATGCATTTCCATCGCGACATGCTCGCTGTGTGTGACGGTTATGCGCGCAACATCCTGCGTGCCGAGCAGAACGACCGTTTCGTCGGCTCGGCACCGCTCGCCTTCACGTTCGGCTTCGGTGGCGTGCTGTTTCCGATGCACATCGGTGCCTCCTTTGTCGTGCTGGAGAAGACGACGCCGGACGACATCCTGACGGCGATCGAGCAATACAGGACCACGGTCTGTTTCACGGCGCCGACGGCATACCGTGCCATGATCGGCAAGCTTTCGGGGCGCGACATCTCCTCGCTTCGAAAGTGCGTCTCCGCCGGCGAGACCCTGCCCAAGCCGACCTTCGATGCCTGGCTCAAGGCCACCGGCATCAAGCTGATGGACGGCATCGGCTCGACTGAATTGCTGCACATCTTCATCAGCGCGACCGAGGACGAGATCCGCCCCGGCGCAACCGGGAAGCCCGTGCCGGGCTACGAGGCCAAGATCGTCGACGATGACGGCCATGATTTGCCGCCGGGCACGATAGGCAAGCTTGCGGTGCGCGGGCCGACCGGATGCCGCTATCTCGCCGACGAGCGGCAGCGCAAATACGTCCAGAACGGCTGGAACATCACCGGCGACACTTACCTGATGGATAGCGATGGCTACTTCTGGTACCAGTCCCGCTCCGACGACATGATCGTATCGGCCGGCTACAATATTGCGGGCACCGACGTCGAGGCGGCGCTGCTCACGCATTCGGCGGTCGCCGAGTGCGGCGTGGTCGGCGCCCCCGACGAGGCGCGCGGCATGATCGTGAAGGCCTATGTCGTCGCCGCGCCCGGCGTGACGGCGGACGCACAGCTCGTGGCCGAGCTGCAGGAGCATGTCAAACGCGAGATCGCGCCGTACAAATATCCGCGGGCGATCGAGTTCGTGACGCAACTGCCCAAGACCGAGACCGGAAAATTGAAGCGCTTTGCCCTGCGGCAACTGGCGCAGACCGCGGCGACGTCCTCGGGCGTCGCGGCGGAATGA